From the Candidatus Omnitrophota bacterium genome, the window AGGAACCGGGGTCTTTGATGTTGTCATACACGCCGATGCATTCCTTTACCAGACCCTGGTCGCACAAGGACTTGCCCAGGGCGATCTGATAACGGGGCTCAAAAGGGTCATAGGCAACGGCCGCGCGAAAATAGGCCTCGGCCTGTTTGAACCTCCCCGACGGCACATACGCGATGCCCGCGGAAAAATTCAAACGGGCATTGTACGGCTGCATGCGCAAGGACCGTTCGATCATGGCGATCTCGCTGGTGGCGTAAATGTTCTGTTCAACCGTGACACTCATCCAGAAAACGACGAGAGCGACCAGTAGGGATTGGAGCACGGCGGGTGTCAGTATCCTTTTCTCGATGATCAACCCATACAACTTCATCCCGCCCAGGGCCATGAGAATGAACGCCGGCACGGAAGCGGTGTACAGGAAATGTTCAGCCGTTGAGATACATCCGACACCGACACCGACGGTGGTCACGATCTGGGACACCGGCAGAAGTTCCAGGGCAAACCAGGCCAGACACATCCACGCCAAAGCGCTGATGTGTTTGCGTCCGATGAAAAGCCAGCAGACAGCTGTCAGTCCTACGAACATCGTGGTCATGGCCTGCGGCTGGGCAAAAGAAAGGAATACCGGCAAAGAACGGTCAAAATGCAGGTCCGTCGGAACAAAAAACAAGCGGATATGCGTGAGGACCGAACGCAAAAAAGTGATGAACCCTAAAATGTACTGGTCAGGACCATGCCATTGATAGAATTCCGTCATCCCGATGTTCTGGCGCAATAATAGATACGCCCCGACGATCACGGCATATGGCAGCAGCAGGGAAAAATCCTTTGCCTTACCGCGCGCGTAAACAAGATACAGGAAAAAGACCCCAGGCAGGACCGCGGCGTTTTCTTTGGACAAAAGTGCTGCGGCGAACGCGGCCAAAGAAACGACGAGCCACCCTGTCCGGCGCCGGGCATAGGCCGTGAGAAAAAACAAGAACGACGTGAACGAAAAAAACGCGCACAGCAAAACAGCCCGGCCTGAAATGTTAGCGACCGCCTCCCAGTGCACGGGATGAACGGCGAACATAAGCCCTGCCCAAAATCCCACGACGGGATTGCCCGTCAAACGGCTTGCCAGCATCCATACCAAAAACACGTTGGCGATATGGATGAGCAGATTGTCCAGATTGTAAAAGAACGGGTTGAGCCCGAACGCGTGGAACTCCCCCATGAACGTCAGATTTGCCAGCGGACGATAATACGAATGGTCCCTGAAATATCCCTGCGTGAACAGCTGTCCCGCGTTGGCGGCGTTGCGGATCAAAGGATTGGCGACGATGGACACCTGGTCGTCCATGGTCTTGAACCCCGCCGGAAGCATGAACGAATACGCCGTCAGCGGCAGGGCAAGCAACAGCAGGATGCGTAACGATAAACGGGGCATAGAAATCAAAATGGAGCTGGCGAGAGGGCTCGAACCCCCGACCTGCGCATTACGAATGCGCTGCTCTACCAACTGAGCTACGCCAGCATATTTAAATATTTTACAGTGCTAAACGGTAAGTGATAAGCAGAAAATGCTTTATCTGGAGAGAAAAAATGCCGAGACCCAGACTTGCACTGGGGACGCCAGGATTTTCAGTCCTGCGCTCTACTACCTGAGCTATCTCGGCAAAAGATCGTGACGAAAATGAACGCCCTATTCTACCCAAACCGCTTCAAATGTCAACCCTGCGGCGTGTTCCTCGCTTGCCGGGTGATGGCGCCGGCGGTTTTGGCGGGCAGGGCCGCTTTGAGGCGTATGCCTTTGGCCAAAAATTTGACATCATGCACCTGTCCCTGACTGTGCGCCAGATGGACCAGGTCCATGCGTTTGGGGTCCAGCAACACATCGATCTCAACCGTCCCCTCCGGCAGCATGGCTTCCACCATCAATAAAAGTTCGCCGATGCCCTCGCCTTTAAGGGCGGATATCCCGACCGCGTGCGGGGTCATTTTCTGAAATTCCTTCAGGCGGGAAATATCTTCCAGCTGATCGGTCTTGTTGAGGACCATGACGGTCGGCTTGTCCAGAAGCTTCAATTCTTCCAGCACCGCGTTGACGGCCTGATAAAGGTTACGGAAATTCGGATGACTGATATCCAGAACGTGCAAAAGCAGGTCGGCCTCGGCCACCTCTTCCAGTGTCGCTTTAAAGGCCTCGATGAGCCCGTGCGGCAAAGCGTGCATGAACCCGACCGTATCGGAAAAGACGACTTCCCTGTTATTGGGCAGAGGGGTCTTGCGGGAAAGGGAATCCAGCGTCGTGAAAAGACTGTCATGGGTGACCGCGCCTGCATGGGTCAGGGCGTTCATGAGCGTGCTTTTGCCGGCATTGGTATAGCCCACCAGCGCGACGTTGGGAACTTCATTATCTTTGCGTCTTTTGCGTTTGACCTGGCGGCCCTGGGTCACTTCTTTTAGATCGCGGTGCAATTTGGTGATGCGCTCTCCGATGCGCCGGCGGTCGGTTTCCAATTTTGTTTCTCCGGGACCGGATGTCCCGATGCCGCCGCCCGGACGGGACATTTCCTGCCCATGACCCGTCAATCGCGGCAAAAGATACTGCATCTGGGCAAGCTCCACCTGCATCTTGCCCTCCGGCGATCTCGCGCGCCGGGCAAAAATATCCAGGATCACCTGGGTGCGGTCAATGGTCTTGACCCCGAACTCATTTTCCAAATTGCGCTGCTGACTGCCTTTGAGTTCACAACCGACCACAACGCAGTCAACACCTCCGGCCGTGCATAAGGCCTTGATCTCTTCCACCTTGCCTTTGGTGAGCATATGGCTGGCTGTCGGCGGCATGGTCTTGCAAAACACCGTGTGCACAATCTCGCCGCCGCAGGAGGCGATGAGTTCCGCGATTTCCTTGGCGTCATCCTCGGGCGTCCACACCGCCCTGTGGCTCTGGATCACAACCGCTAATAAAATGCGTTCTTTGGTCATAGATAAATATAGGGACACAATACTTAATTCACACTAGCCAACGAATTAAGTATCGTGTCCCCATAATTCATGTCTTCTTCAATATTGATCCACTCAATGCGCCGGTCACGACGGAACCAGGTCAATTGACGTTTGACGTAATGGCGGGTGTTGAGCTTCATCAAATATTTGGCCCGTGCCAGGTCATGTTCGCCTTTCAAATACCCCGTCACCTCCGGAATGCCGATGATAGCGCGAGCCGTGTGGCTTAATGTCATGCCGGACAAGGCGCGAACCTCATCCACCAAACCGTGTTCAAACATCCGCTCCACGCGCGCTTCAACACGCTCGTACAATTCCTGGCGCGGACGGTTAAGGCCGAAGATGCGCAAGGGAACCTGTCCCCACAACCCGTGCCGTTCTTTTTGCACGTCGGAAAGCGGACGGCCGACGGTGAGCGTCACCTCAAGGCCGCGGACAATGCGTTTGGCGTCATTGGGATGGATCTTTGCCGCGGCCGCGGGATCAAGGGCCGCCAGGCGTCCATGCAAAACAGGCGTCCCTTGCTCGTTGATCTCTTCCTGCAAACGTTGGCGCAAATTCTCATCTTTGGCAGACGCCTCAAATATTCCGTCCAGCAAAAAAGTCACATACATGCCGCTGCCGCCACAGACAATGGGGGTCTTGCCGCGCCCCCGAATATCCGCAATGGCCGCCACCGCCAGTTGACGAAAAACAGCCGCGTTGAATTCTTCCGTGACAGAAACAATATCCAGCATGTGATGGGGAATTCTTTTGCGCATGTCCAGCGAGGGTTTATCACAGGCGATGTTGACCTCGCGGTAAACCTGCATGGCATCGCAGGAAACGATCTCCCCTCCCAAACGCTGCGCCGCTTCAAAAGCAGCGTCGGACTTGCCGACACCGCTGGGGCCGACAATAAAGACAATGGGGTGTTCGGGCATAATTTAAGGATAAATACGGGTGGGATATCCCAGTTTGGACAGTTGGACTTCCAGGGTCTGGGCCTCGCCGAGAGAGCCCGCCTGGCCGACGCGCACGCGGAAGAATTTGCGGCCTTCGGGGGACGTGGTCTCAACCATATAGGCGTACTGTCCGCTGGCTTTCAATTCATCGGCCAGCCGCAGCGCGCGGGACTGTTCCAAAAACGCGCCGACCTGGACGGTAAAATATTCTTTTTCTTCCAGCAATTGACGCGCGATGGGGGACTCCAAACTGGACGGGAACTGTTCAACGATCCTCGTGAGGTATTCCTTGGCCTTTTGCCACTGCATGAGTTTCAGGTTGGCGCGGGCGAGTTTCAAATAAACCAAACTTAATAATTGGGAATCGGGGCTTTTGCGCAGGAGCGCCTCCCCTTCCTTAAGGGCGTCCTTGTAAAACCCGGCCATGTAAAGCCCCTCGAGCATTCCGAGGGCGGCTTTATCATATATCTCTTTATTCAGCGCGGCTGCTTTGGCGATCCCAAAGGCCTTGCGCGCCTCGGCGTATTGGCCCAAACGTAATTGACTTAAACCCAGATAATACTGCGCCATGATCCTCTCCTGTGCTACGGCCGTGGACTTTAGGATCTCCTGTGACAGATCGCGCACCTGGGCATAATCCTTGTTCATGAGCGCGACCTCAACGTCGGGCAAAGCCGCGTCGCAGATGCCGCCCCAAAAAAGGCAAAGGACAAATGACAGGGAATAAAGAGAGGACTTCACGGGGTTAACCCTTCAAGGCCTGGTCAAGGTCGGCGATGAGATCTTCGGCGCCTTCAATGCCCAGCGAAACGCGCACGGTTTCCCTGGTGATGCCGGAGACCTTTAAGGCCGTCGGCCCCATGGACGAGTGGCTCATATACCACGGGGTCTCGATCAATGATTCCACCCCGCCCAATGAT encodes:
- a CDS encoding glycosyltransferase family 39 protein gives rise to the protein MPRLSLRILLLLALPLTAYSFMLPAGFKTMDDQVSIVANPLIRNAANAGQLFTQGYFRDHSYYRPLANLTFMGEFHAFGLNPFFYNLDNLLIHIANVFLVWMLASRLTGNPVVGFWAGLMFAVHPVHWEAVANISGRAVLLCAFFSFTSFLFFLTAYARRRTGWLVVSLAAFAAALLSKENAAVLPGVFFLYLVYARGKAKDFSLLLPYAVIVGAYLLLRQNIGMTEFYQWHGPDQYILGFITFLRSVLTHIRLFFVPTDLHFDRSLPVFLSFAQPQAMTTMFVGLTAVCWLFIGRKHISALAWMCLAWFALELLPVSQIVTTVGVGVGCISTAEHFLYTASVPAFILMALGGMKLYGLIIEKRILTPAVLQSLLVALVVFWMSVTVEQNIYATSEIAMIERSLRMQPYNARLNFSAGIAYVPSGRFKQAEAYFRAAVAYDPFEPRYQIALGKSLCDQGLVKECIGVYDNIKDPGSFKDFLNDNRRAAQALLKHADLSQK
- the hflX gene encoding GTPase HflX, translating into MTKERILLAVVIQSHRAVWTPEDDAKEIAELIASCGGEIVHTVFCKTMPPTASHMLTKGKVEEIKALCTAGGVDCVVVGCELKGSQQRNLENEFGVKTIDRTQVILDIFARRARSPEGKMQVELAQMQYLLPRLTGHGQEMSRPGGGIGTSGPGETKLETDRRRIGERITKLHRDLKEVTQGRQVKRKRRKDNEVPNVALVGYTNAGKSTLMNALTHAGAVTHDSLFTTLDSLSRKTPLPNNREVVFSDTVGFMHALPHGLIEAFKATLEEVAEADLLLHVLDISHPNFRNLYQAVNAVLEELKLLDKPTVMVLNKTDQLEDISRLKEFQKMTPHAVGISALKGEGIGELLLMVEAMLPEGTVEIDVLLDPKRMDLVHLAHSQGQVHDVKFLAKGIRLKAALPAKTAGAITRQARNTPQG
- the miaA gene encoding tRNA (adenosine(37)-N6)-dimethylallyltransferase MiaA; this translates as MPEHPIVFIVGPSGVGKSDAAFEAAQRLGGEIVSCDAMQVYREVNIACDKPSLDMRKRIPHHMLDIVSVTEEFNAAVFRQLAVAAIADIRGRGKTPIVCGGSGMYVTFLLDGIFEASAKDENLRQRLQEEINEQGTPVLHGRLAALDPAAAAKIHPNDAKRIVRGLEVTLTVGRPLSDVQKERHGLWGQVPLRIFGLNRPRQELYERVEARVERMFEHGLVDEVRALSGMTLSHTARAIIGIPEVTGYLKGEHDLARAKYLMKLNTRHYVKRQLTWFRRDRRIEWINIEEDMNYGDTILNSLASVN
- a CDS encoding SPOR domain-containing protein, yielding MKSSLYSLSFVLCLFWGGICDAALPDVEVALMNKDYAQVRDLSQEILKSTAVAQERIMAQYYLGLSQLRLGQYAEARKAFGIAKAAALNKEIYDKAALGMLEGLYMAGFYKDALKEGEALLRKSPDSQLLSLVYLKLARANLKLMQWQKAKEYLTRIVEQFPSSLESPIARQLLEEKEYFTVQVGAFLEQSRALRLADELKASGQYAYMVETTSPEGRKFFRVRVGQAGSLGEAQTLEVQLSKLGYPTRIYP
- a CDS encoding PLP-dependent transferase, whose product is MESLIETPWYMSHSSMGPTALKVSGITRETVRVSLGIEGAEDLIADLDQALKG